From the genome of Dryobates pubescens isolate bDryPub1 chromosome 5, bDryPub1.pri, whole genome shotgun sequence, one region includes:
- the VPS18 gene encoding vacuolar protein sorting-associated protein 18 homolog — protein sequence MASILDEYEDSLYRSASVQQSRASVGIPHSGYVNARLEKETPIFNKQRIDFSPPEKINSLVVSSNQLCMSLGKDTLLRIDLGKPDEPNQVELGRKDEAKVYKMFLDHTGSHLLIALNTSECLYLNRSVQKVRALSRWKGHLIESVGWNKFLGSETNTGPILVGTAQGQIFEAEISVSEGSLFSTNPDQYFRQVYTLEEESGPAPVCCLEIERGLEGKFFIIATTRKRLFQFVGKIPEGTEQQGFGSIFAVHADHLPSFREFPANLGFSEIAFYTPKLRSNPRSFAWMMGNGVLYGTLDYSRPDSILSDERVWVYPSDIDVAVNKPISIVLTQFHFLLLLPDRVKAVCTLNGQVVFQDLFLEKFGLLTRMIKDPTVQQIWIHTEKVVFRYHVQRESRDVWKMYMNMNKFDLAKEYCKDRPECLDIVLAKEAEHCFQNKRYLESAKCYALTQNYFEEIALKFIEAKQEEALMEFLLKKLSNLKPSEKTQTTLLTTWLTELYLNWLGILEGDPSQRTLYLDTREKFRTFLGSPRNKECLFNNRASIYELLASHGDTEHMVYFAVIMQDYERVVAHHCQHDEYDEALNVLSRHRDEKLFYKFSPVLIQHIPKKVVDAWISMGSRLDARNLIPALVNYSQSASTQQINEAIRYMEFCVYQLEETQQAIHNYLLSLYALCRPDSLLSYLEQAGTNPNRIHYDLKYALRLCAEHGHHRACVHIYKVMELYEEAVDLALQVDVDLAKSCADLPEDDEELRKKLWLKIARHVVQEEKDVKKAMACLSSCALLKIEDVLPFFPDFVTIDHFKEAICNSLEDYNKHIEELKREMEEATQSAKRIREDIQEMRNKYGSVEPQEKCAACDFPLLNRPFYLFLCGHMFHYDCLLQAVFPNLPAYKQAKLEDLQKKLAATSQPSKSHLRPKEADSASLGKGQQSREQVKADIDDIVAAECVYCGELMIRSIDKPFIDPHKYEEEMQSWL from the exons ATGGCCTCCATCCTGGACGAGTACGAGGATTCCCTCTACCGCTCCGCCTCCGTGCAGCAGAGCCGCGCCAGCGTGGGCATCCCACACTCTG GGTATGTGAATGCACGGCTGGAGAAGGAAACACCAATATTTAACAAGCAAAGGAttgatttttctcctcctgagaAAATTAACAGCTTGGTGGTCTCCTCTAACCAGCTCTGTATGAGCCTTGGGAAAGACACCCTTCTCAG GATTGATCTTGGGAAGCCAGATGAACCTAACCAGGTAGAGCTGGGACGCAAAGATGAAGCCAAAGTCTACAAGATGTTTTTGGACCACACAG GCTCTCATCTGCTGATTGCTCTGAACACCAGTGAATGCCTCTACCTGAACAGAAGCGTTCAGAAGGTGCGAGCGCTCTCCCGCTGGAAGGGCCACCTGATTGAAAGCGTGGGCTGGAACAAATTCCTTGGTTCAGAGACCAACACTGGGCCCATTCTGGTGGggacagcccaggggcagaTCTTCGAGGCTGAAATCTCTGTCAGCGAGGGAAGCCTCTTCAGCACTAATCCCGACCAGTACTTCCGCCAGGTCTACACTCTGGAGGAGGAGTCAGGACCGGCCCCGGTCTGCTGCTTGGAGATTGAgcgagggctggaagggaaattCTTTATTATAGCCACCACCCGAAAGAGACTCTTCCAGTTTGTTGGCaaaatacctgaagggacagagcagcaaggcttcGGCTCCATCTTTGCCGTGCACGCTGACCATCTGCCCAGCTTCCGGGAGTTTCCAGCCAACCTGGGTTTCAGTGAGATAGCCTTTTACACCCCAAAGCTGCGCTCCAACCCGCGCTCCTTTGCCTGGATGATGGGCAACGGCGTCTTGTACGGTACCTTGGACTACAGCCGTCCCGACTCCATCCTGAGCGATGAGCGGGTCTGGGTTTACCCTTCGGATATCGACGTAGCCGTCAACAAGCCCATCTCCATCGTGCTCACGCAGTTCCActtcctcttgctgctgcccGACCGGGTGAAGGCTGTGTGCACCCTGAACGGGCAGGTGGTTTTCCAGGACCTCTTCCTGGAGAAGTTTGGCTTGCTGACACGCATGATCAAAGATCCCACGGTCCAGCAGATATGGATCCACACGGAGAAGGTAGTGTTCCGCTACCACGTCCAGCGGGAGTCTAGAGACGTGTGGAAGATGTATATGAACATGAACAAATTTGATTTAGCCAAGGAGTACTGCAAAGACCGTCCGGAGTGCCTGGATATCGTGCTGGCAAAGGAGGCAGAGCACTgcttccagaacaagaggtacCTAGAGAGCGCCAAATGCTACGCGCTGACCCAGAACTACTTCGAGGAAATTGCTCTCAAGTTCATTGAAGCCAAGCAAGAGGAGGCCCTGATGGAGTTCCTGCTTAAGAAGCTAAGTAACCTAAAGCCTTCTGAGAAGACACAGACCACGTTGCTGACCACGTGGTTAACGGAGCTGTACCTGAACTGGCTGGGCATACTGGAGGGAGATCCCTCGCAGCGAACTCTCTACCTGGACACACGGGAGAAGTTCcgcaccttcctgggcagccctaGGAACAAGGAGTGTCTGTTTAACAACAGGGCATCCATCTACGAGCTGCTGGCGAGCCACGGGGACACTGAGCACATGGTCTACTTTGCGGTCATCATGCAGGACTACGAGCGTGTAGTGGCTCATCATTGCCAGCACGATGAGTACGACGAAGCTCTAAACGTGCTGTCCAGGCACAGGGACGAGAAGCTCTTCTACAAGTTCTCTCCAGTCCTTATCCAGCATATTCCCAAGAAGGTAGTTGATGCTTGGATTTCTATGGGCTCTAGACTGGATGCCAGGAACCTCATTCCAGCCCTTGTCAACTATAGCCAGAGTGCCAGCACGCAGCAGATCAACGAAGCCATTAGGTATATGGAGTTCTGTGTCTATCAGCTGGAGGAAACCCAGCAAGCCATTCACAACTACCTGTTGTCTCTTTACGCCCTGTGCCGGCCGGACTCACTGCTCTCCtacctggagcaggcaggaacCAACCCAAACCGCATCCACTATGACCTGAAGTACGCCTTGCGGCTGTGCGCGGAGCACGGCCACCACCGTGCCTGCGTCCACATCTACAAGGTGATGGAGCTGTACGAGGAGGCCGTGGATCTTGCcttgcag GTGGATGTTGATCTTGCAAAGTCCTGTGCAGATCTGCCTGAAGATGATGAGGAGCTGCGGAAGAAGCTGTGGTTGAAGATTGCTCGCCACGTtgtccaggaggagaaggacGTGAAGAAGGCCATGGCCTGcctctccagctgtgccctgctgaagATCGAAGACGTCCTGCCCTTCTTTCCAGACTTTGTCACTATTGACCATTTCAAGGAGGCAATCTGCAACTCCCTGGAGGACTACAACAAACACATCGAGGAGCTGAAAAGGGAGATGGAGGAAGCCACGCAGAGCGCCAAGAGAATCCGAGAGGACATccaggagatgaggaacaagTATGGCTCCGTGGAGCCTCAGGAGAAATGTGCCGCTTGTGACTTCCCCCTCCTCAACCGCCCCTTTTACCTTTTCCTCTGTGGTCACATGTTTCACTATGactgcctcctccaggctgtttTCCCAAACCTCCCTGCCTATAAGCAGGCAAAACTTGAAGATCTTCAGAAGAAGCTGGCAGCTACCAGTCAGCCTTCCAAGAGCCACCTTCGTCCCAAGGAGGCAGACAGcgccagcctggggaaggggcagcagagccggGAGCAGGTGAAGGCCGACATCGACGACATCGTGGCAGCCGAGTGCGTGTACTGCGGCGAGCTGATGATCCGCTCCATCGACAAACCTTTCATTGACCCTCACAAATACGAAGAGGAGATGCAGAGCTGGCTGTAA